CAACTCATCATGACGCCCGAAACGCTTGCCGATCACATCTGGGGCGACGCCAATTTCGTGGAGCCCGCGCGCATGATCGCGCGGCTCGCGAGCCGCAGCCGACAGCCCGTCTACCATTACAGTTTCGATTTCCAGCCGCCGCTGCTGCGCATCCTCGGCGGCACGCCGCACGGCCTCGAAGTTGTTTACGTCTTTGGAACGCTGAAAAAAATCCTGCCGATTGTCGGCAATTTCGTACACCCGCACAATCACGAGGTGAGCGAAGCGATGATGTCCTACTGGACGAATTTCGCGCGCACCGGCAACCCGAACGCGGGGCGGGAGGGACGTTGGCCCGCCTTCCGCGAGGGCAGCGAACAGACGCTCGTCTTCGGCAACGACCGCTCCTATGTCGAACGCGACCATCTGAAGGAGCGGCTCGACCTGTTCGATGGCGTGGTGTGGGACAAGCGCCCCGGCGCCACGGCGCAGGCCGCGCGCTGATCGCGCGGGCGAAGTCTGCTCACCCCGCGTGGAAGAACAGCACGTCCGGCTGGTAGGTTTCGACCACGAGCGAAATCGGCGACAGGCCGTTGGAGAGGATCGCGCGGTGGCGGAGGATCGGCGCCCGCGCGTCGGCCTCGGGCGTCCAAAGCACGTCCGACGACAGCGTGTCGCGCTGGAAATCGAGATCCTCGACCACGCGTCCGAACGGCGTCTCGGTCTCTTCGAGAAGACGGTTCATTTCGAGGGGAAGCCGCGCGGAAACGTACCAGTTTTCCGCTTCGGAAAGGAACTTGTCGCCGAAGAAGATGCGCACGAGGCGATAGCGCAGCGCATCGCCCGGCGAAACGGCAAGACGCGCGCATTCCTCGGCGGTCAGTTCGCGCCGCACGCCGTCGCGATGCACTTCGGCTGACAGAGCGGCGCCTGGAAGCTTGCCCGACGCGCGGCACCAGCGGTCAAGCGTGTCTGTCGCACTCGGATGGGAAAGAAGGCCTGCGTTAAGCCTTTCGATCAGGGCGGCGGTCGCGCCCGGACGCGAAAAGCGATTCTGAAAATTCAACGTCTGTGCTCCATTGAGGAATGTCGAGGCCCGGTCGCAGCGATGGGCGGTTCGTCAAGCCTCGCCGCTCACCATAAAGGCGGTAAAGCCCGTCCGTTCAAGGCCGAAGCATCCGTAGGGTGAGAAGGCGCGTCGCTTCGGCGCGCCTGAAAGAGGCCCGCACGATTTTCGAGATAAAGCGCAGCCGTCTTCCGCTCGCCTTGCGCTTCGAAACGCCGCAGCGCTTGCGGAATGCCGAGGCGGCGCCTTTCTATTTTTCATGGGCTTAGTCGAAAATATCATGCGCGCCGGACGGCTTTGAGAGCATCTCCGTCTCGAAACTGACAGTTCGCTGACATCGCCGATCAGCAACGCCTCACATCTGGAGGCGCAATCTCCCTAGCAGCAGCGACAGGAGGATTGCATGAGACCTGCAAAAACAGCACTGGCGGCGGCACTCGGCCTCGCGCTCGCGACCGGCGCAGCCGCGCAAGGTGGGATGGGCGGCGGCGGGATGGGCGGCGGAAGAGGCATGTGGCAAGGAGTCGTCACGAAGCTCTGCCCGGCCGAGATCGCCAGGCACTGCGCAACCGTTCCGGCGGCAGCCCAGCGCGATTGCCTCGCGGGCAAGATCAAGGAATTGCCGGAACCATGCCTGACGGCGGTCGAATCGACGGGCGCGGACCGCGGCCCCGGCTCCGGCCCGGTGGCAAGCCTCTGCATGACCGAGATCGCGAAGTTTTGTCCCGAGGTCGAGCATGTGCAGGGACAGGTCCGCCGTTGCCTGATGCAGCACAGCGCCGAGCTTGGGACGCCTTGCACGGTGGCGCTTGAAAACACCGGCCCCGCCTGGGCCCGGTGACAGCGGGAGAGGCCGCTTGTCACGCCCGACGCCCGTGCGGCCTCTCCCGCGAGCTTTCCGGGTTCGATGCGCTCCGCATGTCGGCCGCGCGAACTTTCAGCCGCGCCAAGCCTTCAGCCGCGCCAAACCTTCAGCCGCGCGGCTGCCTCGCGCATGCGCTCGAACGGCCCCGCATAGCTGAAGCGGATGAAGCGGTGCCCGTCCTCCTCGTCGAAATCGACGCCGGGGGTTGCAGCCACGCCCGTCTCATCGAGCATGCGGCGTACGAAAGCGGCGGAGTCCTCTGTGATGCCGCTGGCGTCCGCATACAGATAGAAGGCGCCATCGGCGGGCGCGAGGCGGTCGAAGCCTGCGCGCGGCAACTCCTCCAGAAGCAACGCCCGGTTCCTTGCATACACTGTCTTGTACGCTTCCAGTTCCTCGATCGCATCGAAGGCAGCAATCGCGCCGATCTGCGACGCGGCTGGCGTCGAAATGAAAAGGTTCTGCGCAACGCGCTCGAAAACCCGCACGAGCCGCTCCGGCACGACCATCCAGCCGACGCGCCATCCGGTCATGGAGTAATATTTCGAGAAACTGTTGATGACGATGGCGTCGTCCGAAAAGGCGAGCGCGGTCGCAGCCGGGGCGCCGTAGGTCAGCCCGTGGTAAATCTCGTCCGAGATGAACCACGCGCCCGCTTCGCGCGCCGTTTCGACAAGCCGGGCAAGGTGGGCCGGAGAGAGTGCGGCGCCCGTCGGGTTCGAGGGGCTGGCCAGCACCACGGCGCGCGCGCCTTGCTCGCGGAACGCGGCCGCCAGCGCATCCGGGGTCGGCGCGTAACCCGTCGCCGCTCCCGCAGCGACAGGGACCGGCGTGAGGTCGAGCACCCGCGCGATCTGGCGATAGCACGGATAGCCGGGACGCGGCAGCGCAAGCCCGTCGCCCGGATTGAGAAGAGCGAGAAACGCCAGCACGAAGCCCCCCGACGACCCCGTCGTCACAACGATGCGCGACGGCGAGACCTCGACACCGTAGGCGTCGGCGTAGTGCCGGGCGATGCGTTCGCGCAGTGCGGGAAGCCCGAGCGCGTCCGTATAGCCGAGCGGGCTTTCATCAATCGCGCGCTTCACCGCCTCGCGCACGAGGCGTGGCGCGGGCGTGCCGGGCTGGCCAACCTCCATGTGGATGATGTCGCCGCCCGCCGCCTCAAGCCTGTTCGCGTCGCGCATCACGTCCATGACGACAAACGCGCCGATGGCGCTGCGAAGCGACGGCAAAAGCCCTTCGCCAGCGGGCACCCCTTCGCTCGTCTCGTTATCTTCCACCATGGCCTTTGTCCTTTCGCGAGCCAATCCGGTCACGGATCGCACACAGCGAACCGCGCCCGTGTCATCCTTACGCCCGAATTTCACCGCCATTCTTCCTCAAAAATTTCCGTTCGATGCAGCCCCGTCGGCTCGTTAGACCCTTCGGCAAGCGGCGAGATCCGGGGTGGAAGTTTCCATGGCTTTAACACAAGCGATACCGCGCCTTATCAAACTGGCGGCTTGCGCGGCATTTTTTGCCACGGCGGCAGCCGCTCCGGGCACGGCTCAGGAGATCAGCCTGATCCGTGACGCGGAAACCGAGGCGCTCATCGCCGATTACACTGCGCCCATCTTCCGCGCTGCGGGCGTTTCCGGCAACAATATCAAGGTTCATCTCGTCAACGACAGCAGCTTCAACGCGTTCGTGGTCGATGGGCGCAACATGTTCATCAACACGGGTGCGATCCTTCAGTCCGAAACTCCGAATCAGATCATCGGCGTGATCGCTCACGAGACGGGCCACATCAAGGGCGGCCATATCACCGGCCTCAGGCAGCAGATCGCGAAGATGCAGACGGCGGCTCTCATGCTGCAGGTGCTGAGCATCGGCACCATGGTCGGGGGCGCGGCGAGCGGCAGCAGCGAAGCCATGCAGGGCGGCTCGGCGATGATGATGGGCGGCTCGCAGGTGCTGATGCGCTCGATCCTGTCCTATCGGCGCGCGCAGGAATCCGCCGCGGATCAGGCGGGCGTGGAGTTTCTGACGAAGTCGCAGCAATCCCCGGCGGGGATGCTCAAGACCTTCCGATATTTCGCGAACCAGTCGCTCGGCAACACCCGGATCGATCCGTACATCCAGACGCACCCGGTGCCCGCCGACCGTATCGCGCAGCTTGAGGAAATCGCGCGGAAAAGCCCGTTTTTCGACCAGAAGGACTCGGCGCAGTTGCAGCTTCGGCACGATCTCGTCCGCGCAAAGATCGCGGCCTATTCCTTGAAAGGCAACCCGCAGGCGATCCAGCGACAGTATAATGACAACGGCCTGCCGGCCCGCTACGCGCGCGCCATCATGAAATTTCACGCCGGCGGCTACCCGGCCGCCGCCGCCGCTCTCGAAGACCTTATAGCCCAGCAGCCGCAGAACCCTTGGTTTCACGAACTGAAAGGCACATTTCTTCTTGAAAGCGGCAGGGCGAAGGAAGCGGTCGTTCCGTTCCGCAAGGCTGTGTCCCTCGCTCCGAAGTCGGGTTTCATGCGCATCGAGCTGGCGCAGGCGATCCTCGAAAGCGGCGGCGGCAGCGCCGACGAGGCGCTTCAGTTGTTGCGCGTTGGCATGGTGGAAGAGGAGCAGTCCTATCTCGGTTACCGCCTCCAGGCACAGGCTTACGGCAAGCTGAGACGCTTCCCGGAAGCCGAACTCGCCTCGGCGCAAGCCGCGTTCCACAAAGGCGACGTGAAGGCGGCGAAGATGCTCGCCGAGCGCGCCAAGAACGGTCTTGCCGCCGGTTCGCCCGGATGGGTCAAGGCGGACGACATCGTGAACTTTAAAATGGAAAAAGTGCGTGGCTAGTCGCACCCTGCGATAGCCACCAGAAACGGAAATCCCGGAGAGCCTTATGAAAACGATCGTCAAGAGAGCCGTCGCGCTCGCCATCCCGGCGGCTATGGCCTTGTCCCTTTCCGCCGTGGCGCCGATTGCTGCCAGCGCGCAGTCGGACACGTTCACCGAGGGACAGACGCGGTCCATCGAGAAGATCGTGAAGGACTACCTCGTGTCCCACCCGGAAATCCTCCTCGAAGTTCAGGACGCTTTCGAGAAGAAGGCCGAAGCCAAGCGCGGCGAGGCCACGCGTTCGCGCATGCCCGAATTCTACAAGAGCCTGTCGAGCCTGAAATCCGAACTCGCGCCGCTGACCATCGGCCAGGGCGATGTCACGCTCGTGGAGTTCTTCGACTACAATTGCGGCTATTGTCGCCACGCTCTGCCGGACGTCGTGAAACTCCTCGACGCCGACAAGAAGATCAAGGTCGTTTTCCTCGAATATCCGATCCTGTCGCAGGGCTCGGCCGACGCGTCCAAAGTTGCCATCGCCGCAGCGAAGCAGGGCAAATATTTCGAATTCCACAAGGCGATGTTCGCGGCTGGCCGCGCCAACAAGGAAAGCGCGCTCAAGGTCGCCGAGCAGATCGGCCTCGACCTGGAGAAGGTGAAGGCCGACAGCTCTTCCGCCGAGACCGAAGCGCTCGTGGCAAAGATCGGCGAGATCGGCAAGCGCATGTTCGTGGACGGAACGCCCACCTTCATCGTCGGCGACAAGGTCAACCCCGGTGCCGCCGATTTCGACACGCTGAAACAGATCGTGGAAGAGACGCGCAAGGACGGCTGCAAGGCATGCGCCGAAGCCGCATCGGCGCCCGGTGCGAAAGAAGAGAAAAAATCCTGACGCTTTTGCGCTCCGGTACGAAAGCTGTTAACAAGAGCGCGGTCGGGTTCGCCCGGCTTGCCGCTTGTCCGTTTCGGAAAACCGTGGACCTGTCGCCTTGAAGCCCATCTTCATCCTCAACGGCCCGAACCTCAATCTCCTCGGCGAACGCGAGCCGGAGATTTATGGCGGCGACACGCTTTCGACCATCGAGGAAGCTCTGCGTAATCGTGCCGTCAGCCTCGGTTTGACCATCGATTTTCGGCAGACAAATCACGAAGGCGTGCTGGTCGACCAAATTCAGGAAGCGCGCCATGCGGCGTCTGGCCTCATTCTGAACGCGGGCGCATACACGCATACATCGGTCGCAATTCATGATGCTTTGCGTTCGCTTTCGTTCCCGATCATCGAAGTGCACCTGAGCAACATTTACAAGCGCGAAGCCTTTCGCCATCGCTCCTATGTTTCCCCGGCCGCAACCGGGGTCATCTGTGGACTTGGCGCGCAAGGGTACGGGCTCGCGCTCGACGCGGTGGCGGAATTCCTGAAGTCTTCCGCTCCAATCAACCGGAGTCCCCATGCCTGAAACGGCCCATAAATATCCTAATGAAGAGCTGATCCGAAATCTTGCCCTGCTTTTGAACGAGACGGGTCTGACGGAAATCGAGATCGAGGAGAACAACCTTCGCGTTCGCGTGGCGCGCACGCTGAGCGTGCCAACCCATCTCGTTCCCTCCGGCTATGCGCCGCCCGCCACCGCCGGCGTCGGCGCACCTGCGGGCGGACCGGCTGCGCCGTCTTCCAACCTTGAAAATCATCCCGGCGTGGTGACATCGCCGATGGTTGGCACCGCCTACCGCTCGCCTGAGCCGGGCGCACCGACGTTCGTCGAGGTCGGATCCCAGGTTCGCGAGGGCGATACGCTCCTCATCGTCGAAGCCATGAAGACGATGAACCAGATTGCAGCCCCTCGCTCCGGCACCGTCAAGCGCATCCTGGTGGAGAACGGGCAGCCCGTCGAATATGGCGAACCGCTCATGATTATCGAATAAGGCGGCAGGCTCATGTTCGACAAGATCCTGATCGCCAATCGCGGCGAGATCGCACTTCGCATCGAGCGCGCCTGCAAGGAACTCGGCATCAAGACAGTCGCCGTGCATTCCACGGCGGACGCCGATGCGATGCATGTGCGCCTCGCCGATGAGAGTGTATGCATCGGCCCGCCCGCGGCGAGCGAAAGCTATCTCAACATTCCGCGTCTCGTCGCCGCCTGCGAGATCACCGGCGCCGACGCTCTTCATCCGGGCTACGGCTTCCTGTCCGAGAACGCGCGTTTCGCCGAAATTCTCGAAGAACACGGCATCGCGTTCATCGGCCCCACGCCCGAGCATATCCGGCTCATGGGCGACAAGATCCGCGCGAAGGAAACCGCGAAGGCACTCGGCATCCCGGTCGTGCCGGGCTCCGGCGGCGCCGTCACGACGAACGAGGAAGCCATCGCCATTGCGCGCGAGATCGGCTTCCCGGTGCTGGTGAAGGCGGCGGCGGGCGGCGGCGGACGCGGCATGAAGGTTGCGCGCACGGAAGCCGAACTGCCGATTGCGCTGTCGACGGCGCGCGCGGAATCGAAGGCCGCCTTCGGCGACGACGCGCTTTATCTCGAACGCTATCTGTCGAAGCCGCGTCACATCGAAATCCAGGTGATCGGCGACGGCAAGGGCAATGCCGTCTATCTCGGCGAACGCGACTGCTCGCTTCAGCGCCGCCATCAGAAGATCCTCGAAGAAACCCCCTCGCCCGCGCTGAACGAAGCGCAGCGCAAGGAGATCGGCGAGATCGTCGCGCGCGCGATGCGCAAGCTGAAATACCGGAACGCCGGTACGGTCGAGTTCCTCTATGAAGACGGAGAATTCTTCTTCATAGAGATGAACACGCGCCTTCAGGTGGAGCATCCGGTTACTGAAATGGTCACCGGCATCGACCTCGTGATCGAGCAGATCCAGATCGCGGCGGGCGCAGGCCTCTCCTTCACGCAGGAGGACGTGCGCTTCGACGGCCATGCCATCGAATGCCGCATCAACGCGGAGAACCCGTCCACCTTCCGCCCGTCGCCCGGCAAGATCTCCTACTTCCACCCGCCCGGAGGTCTCGGCGTGCGCGTCGATTCCGGCGTGTATGCGGGCTACACCATCCCCGCCTATTACGACAGCCTCATCGGCAAGCTGATCGTGCACGGCAAGAACCGCAACGAATGTCTCATGCGGTTGCGCCGGGCGCTGGGCGAGTTCGTGATCGACGGCATCGAGACGACGATCCCGCTGTTTTCATCGCTGATTCAGCAGTCCGATATCGTCGACGGGATGTACGACATTCATTGGCTCGAAAAATATCTCCATAAGCATTAGATTAGAGGGACGGGTTCTTACGCGACGAAAGAGGCAGGTTCGCGGACAATGGGATCGCCCTCCAATCTCAGCATTGAAATCACGCCGCAGGTTCTGCTCAAAGCTTATGCCTGCGGCATCTTTCCGATGGCCGAAAGCGCCGAGGATACGACGCTCTACTGGATCGAACCGGAACGGCGCGGCATCCTCGCCCTCGACGCACTGCACGTGCCGCGCCGGCTCGCCCGCGTCATCCGGCAGGGCAAGTTCGATGTCCGCGTGGACAGCGACTATCATGGCGTGATCGAAGGCTGCGCATCCTCGCGCGCAGGGCGACGCACCACCTGGATCAACAAGCGCATCCGCGAGCTTTACGCCGATCTCTTCGAGATGGGTTACTGCCACACAATAGAGACATGGCGGGACGGCAAGCTTGTCGGCGGGTTGTACGGCGTGGCGCTCGGGCGGTCGTTCTTCGGCGAAAGCATGTTCTCCTACGAAACCGACGCGTCGAAGGTGGCGCTCGTCTACCTCGCCGCGAGGCTTCGCTACGGCGATTTCTGCCTGCTCGACACGCAGTTTGTCACCGAACACCTGCGGCAATTCGGCGCGCAGGAAATCAGCCGCGCGGCATTCCACCGGCGGCTGGAGCGAGCGCTTCAGGGTTTCGGGGCGTTCGACCGTCTCCCGGCCGATATGTCCGCCGAGGGCGTTTTGCAGCTCGTGAGCCAGACGTCGAAAGTCGGATGCTCCACCGCATGAAGCCCAGGGCTCTCCGCGAACGTCCAGCCCGTGAAGATGCGATGCGACGAGCCGTCCAGCACGACCTCGTCCACCTCGATGAATGCGCTCGTCAGAGGCGTTTCGGTGGACGGCCGCGTATAGCAGGCGCGCGGGGTGATCATCAACGCGCCGAACGTAACCGTTCGCCCCATGGGTATTTCGAGCGGCTGGACGCGGCCTGTCACCTTGTCGAGCGCCGCGAAGACCGCGACTGAATTCGCGAGCCTGTCGGCAGAGGCGGGAATGGCCTGCGCCGCGACCGCAAAACCGGCGAGGACCGTCGAAAGAGCTATCTGCCGCGCGTTCATGATCATACCGGAAAGCCTGGACAGTTGAAGCGTCCCGCGCTCGCGCCGACGCCCGAAGTTCTTGTTGCCGATCGACGTGGCCGCATTGTGAGCGCCTGCCGATCTCCCGAGCAGCCAGCGCGGCCGCTGTTCACCAATAGATCAGCTCGCGTCAGATCGAAATCGATTTGACACCGGAACACCGATCGAAACCTCACTCTGCCGCATCCGGGTCGATGCAAGATCCGGTGCCGTGAGCGAATATGATGGAACGCCACCGCGAAGGGCTTCTCGAAGGGCGCGATCTCCACTGCGAGCCGTCCGGCAGCGCAAGCGCAGCAAAAACGATGTCTCGACGCCGAAGATCGCTGAACGAACACAAGCGCCTTATCGCGGCAAAAGTCTGGCGGCGACGCGCAGGCGCACATAATCCGCCCACCAGCGCCCTTCTTCGTCGCAAAGGCTCGGCCTCAGCAGCTCGACCGCATGTGCGAGCGCCGCTTCGCGGACCTTGCCCGAGAACTGGTCGAAGAATGGTTTGCGGAACGTTGCGAGCCAGCCCTCGATGCCGGTGGGCAGCGGCGTGGGGCGCGGCACGAGTTCGATTCGCTCGCACATGAGACCGTTTTTATAGAGAAGCCCTTCATAGGCGCGCGGGCTTGGAAAATACCAGGGATGTGCGAGGGCGGGATTGCCCTGATAGAGGCGTGCCGCCGAGCGCAACGCCGTAACGATGGCAGCGACATTGCCGAAGCCGCCGAACTCGGCGACAAAACGCCCGTTCGGCTTCAGCACACGGGCGACGCCCTGAACGACATCCTCGGCGCGCGTCATCCAGTGCAGCGCCGCATTCGAGAACACAGCGTCGAAGTCACGCGGAAGGTCGATCGCCTCGCCGCTCATGGCGCGCGCGTCGAGACCGCTTGCCGTCGCCGCCGCAAGAAGCGCTTCGCTCGTATCGATGCCGAGAACCGATGCACCGCGCTCCGCGATCTTTGCGGTCAGCGCGCCATCGCCGCAGCCGATGTCGAGCACGCGCTCGCCGGGTCTGGGATCGAGCCACGACAAAATTTCCGCTCCGAGGTCGGAGACGAAGCGCGCGTTTTCCTCGTAGCCCGCCGCGTTCCAGCTCTGCTCGCCGGAGGCCGCGCGCGCATGAATTGGGGGCTTATTCGGCATTCCAGGGCTGATAATCGCCATCGCCTTTCGGACGGCGCATCTCGCCGACGAGGCTGCCTTGCGGACGATAGGCCAACGGCGTGCCGGTCAGGTTCGGCTGATGCGGCTTCTGCCACGGGCGCGAATGATAGGTATCTTCAGTCGGCGGCGTATCGACGATGTAGTGCAGCCAGCCGAACCAATCGGGGGGAACCTTGCTCGGCTCCGCATAACCCTTGTAGATGACCCAGCGGCGCGGCCTGCCAGCCGTGCCGGTCCCGCTCGCGTCCTGATAGTAGCGATTGCCTTCGTCGTCTTCGCCGACGAAGATGCCGCGCGCGTTCGTGTAGAGCTTCGTCGACAGCGTAGCGCCGTTCCACCAGGTAAAAATGTCGCTGAACCAGCCCATACATGCCCTCGGTCTTTGACCTGCTTTTACGCGAATCACAGGCGGGCGTCCACACATTCGCGGCCATGAAGGCACCCTTGCGCATCGCTCAGCCCGCGCGCGGCTTCCCGGCAAGCCAGGGCATGACCCCCGAGAAATCCTTGTCGGCGCCGCCTTCCGCGACGAACGCCTCGTAAAGTTCGGCAGCGTGGCGTCCGAGCGGCGTCTCGGCGCCCACGCTTTCCGCCGCGCGTTGGCTGAGCTTCAAGTCTTTCAGCATGAGAGGCGCCGAAAATCCGGGCTTGTAATCGTTGTCGGCAGGTGAATTCGGCCCGATGCCCGGCACGGGACAATAGGTGTCGATCGACCAGCAACGCCCCGAAGACGTGGACACCACATCGAACATGGCTTTTCGGTCGAGGCCGAGCTTGTCCGCCAGCGAGAACGCCTCGCACACAGCGATCATTGAAACGGCCAGCACCATGTTGTTGCAGATTTTCGCCGCCTGCCCCGCGCCCCGGTCACCGCAGTGAACGAGCGTCCTGCCCATGCGCGACAGGATCGGCCGCGCCGCTTCGAACGCCGCCTCGCTGCCGCCCACCATAAACGTAAGCGTGCCTGCGGCGGCGCCCGCCACACCGCCCGAAACCGGCGCGTCGAGCGACTTCAGTCCGGCATTCGCGGCCGCCTCGTGCGCCGCGCGCGCATTCTCCACGTCCACCGTCGAGCAGTCGATCAGAAGCGCGCCGGGCCGCGCCGCCGCGATGACCTCATCGTAGACGGACGCGAGAATCGCGCCGTTCGGCAGCATGGTCACAACCGCGTCGGCATCCGCTGCCGCATCGGCGCAGCTGGCCGCCATCGCGATCCCGGCGGCTTGTGCCCGCTCCGACGCCCAGGGCGTCGTGTCGAAGCCTTTCACGTCGAACCCCGCCCTCGCGAGATTGACCGCCATGGGCAGCCCCATATTGCCGAGCCCGATGAATGCGATCCGTTGCATGGCCGTTTCCTCGTTTTTTGATCTTTTGGGCGGGCGACAGTCACGACATGGTCGGAATGACGAAGCTCGCGCCTTCCTTGACACCCGATGGCCAGCGCGATGTGACGGTCTTCGTCTTCGTATAGAAGCGGAACCCGTCCGCGCCGAACTGGTTCAGATCGCCGAAGCCCGAGCGCTTCCAGCCGCCGAACGTGTAGTAGGCGAGCGGCACCGGAATCGGCACGTTGATGCCGACCATGCCGACATTCACGCGGGCCGCGAAGTCGCGGGCCGTGTCGCCGTCGCGGGTGAAGATGGAGACGCCGTTACCGTAAGGATTGTCCATCGTCAGGCGCAGCGCGTCGTCGTAGGTCCGAGCGCGCACGACCGAAAGCACGGGGCCGAAAATCTCTTCCTCGTAAATTGCCATATCCGCCGTCACATGGTCGAAGAGGCAGGGGCCGACAAAGAAGCCGTCCTCATACCCTTGCAGCGAGAAGCCCCGCCCATCGACGGCGAGCGTAGCGCCCTCCTCCACGCCCTTGCCGATCAGCCCGAGCACGCGGCGTTTCGCTTCCGCCGTAACGAGCGGGCCGAAGTCGGCGTCTTCGCTCGTATAGGGCCCGACCTTCAGCCCCTCGACCCGGGGGATGAGCCGTTCCATCAGCCGGTCCGCCGTGCCCTCGCCGAAAGGCACCGCCACCGAAATCGCCATGCAGCGCTCGCCCGCCGCGCCGTAGCCAGCGCCGACGAGCGCATCCGCCGCCTGATCGAGATCCGCGTCAGGCGCGATCAGCATGTGATTCTTCGCGCCGCCAAAACATTGGACGCGCTTTCCCGCCGCGCAGCCGCGCGTGTAGATATATTCGGCGATGGGTGTGGAGCCGACGAAGCCCACGGCCTGAATGTCGGGATCGTCGAGGATCGCGTCCACCGCTTCCTTGTCGCCGTTGACGACGTTCAGCACGCCATCGGGCAGACCCGCCTCCTGCATCAACTCGGCGAGCATCAGCGGCACGGACGGCGCGCGCTCGGACGGCTTCAGGATGAAGGCGTTGCCCGCCGCAATGGCCGGTCCGAATTTCCACATCGGGATCATGGCCGGGAAGTTGAACGGCGTGATGCCCGCGACGACGCCGAGCGGCTGGCGCATGGACCAGATGTCGATACCGGGCCCCGCGCCCTCGGAGAACTCGCCCTTCATGAAGTGGGGCGCACCGATACAGAACTCGATCACCTCAAGGCCGCGGATCACATCGCCTCTCGCGTCGGGCAACGTCTTGCCATGTTCGCGCGAGATCGCCTCGGCAAGCCTGTCCATGTCGCGATGTAGAAGCTGTACCAAAGCCATCATGACGCGGCCGCGCTTCTGCGGATTGGTCGCGGCCCAGGCGGGCTGCGCGGCCTTCGCGTTCTCCACAGCCGCGCGGATTTCCGCCCCGCTCGCGAGCGCCACCGTCTTCTCTGGCCGCCCCGTCGCCGGATTGAACACCGCCGCGAAACGGCCGGACGTTCCGGCGACGCGGCTTCCCCCGATGAAATGCCCCAGTTCCTTGTGGCCCAAAGTCATGTCGCCTCCATTTTCGGGCTGGCGTTGCTCCCGCAACCATGATGGCGCTGGGCGGATTGCGTCAGCAAGCCCAAACGCTGAGCATTCGACCAAAGCGGGGAGCGCCGGGAGGAACGTTTCCCCCGTCGTGGCCGGGTGTGAAAGAAGCGAAGATCCACGTGGCGGCTGTGTCGCCGGGCGCGGCCGCCAGCTACTGCGCGAGGCTTGCCGCCTCCTCGGGCGGGGGAAATGCCGTCCCGGCCGCAGCCGCGAGCCGTCCGACATCGGCGATCGTATAGTTGGAGCGGCCTTTCCTGCTGATG
This genomic window from Rhodomicrobium lacus contains:
- a CDS encoding M48 family metalloprotease, with amino-acid sequence MALTQAIPRLIKLAACAAFFATAAAAPGTAQEISLIRDAETEALIADYTAPIFRAAGVSGNNIKVHLVNDSSFNAFVVDGRNMFINTGAILQSETPNQIIGVIAHETGHIKGGHITGLRQQIAKMQTAALMLQVLSIGTMVGGAASGSSEAMQGGSAMMMGGSQVLMRSILSYRRAQESAADQAGVEFLTKSQQSPAGMLKTFRYFANQSLGNTRIDPYIQTHPVPADRIAQLEEIARKSPFFDQKDSAQLQLRHDLVRAKIAAYSLKGNPQAIQRQYNDNGLPARYARAIMKFHAGGYPAAAAALEDLIAQQPQNPWFHELKGTFLLESGRAKEAVVPFRKAVSLAPKSGFMRIELAQAILESGGGSADEALQLLRVGMVEEEQSYLGYRLQAQAYGKLRRFPEAELASAQAAFHKGDVKAAKMLAERAKNGLAAGSPGWVKADDIVNFKMEKVRG
- the accC gene encoding acetyl-CoA carboxylase biotin carboxylase subunit; the encoded protein is MFDKILIANRGEIALRIERACKELGIKTVAVHSTADADAMHVRLADESVCIGPPAASESYLNIPRLVAACEITGADALHPGYGFLSENARFAEILEEHGIAFIGPTPEHIRLMGDKIRAKETAKALGIPVVPGSGGAVTTNEEAIAIAREIGFPVLVKAAAGGGGRGMKVARTEAELPIALSTARAESKAAFGDDALYLERYLSKPRHIEIQVIGDGKGNAVYLGERDCSLQRRHQKILEETPSPALNEAQRKEIGEIVARAMRKLKYRNAGTVEFLYEDGEFFFIEMNTRLQVEHPVTEMVTGIDLVIEQIQIAAGAGLSFTQEDVRFDGHAIECRINAENPSTFRPSPGKISYFHPPGGLGVRVDSGVYAGYTIPAYYDSLIGKLIVHGKNRNECLMRLRRALGEFVIDGIETTIPLFSSLIQQSDIVDGMYDIHWLEKYLHKH
- a CDS encoding cysteine rich repeat-containing protein yields the protein MRPAKTALAAALGLALATGAAAQGGMGGGGMGGGRGMWQGVVTKLCPAEIARHCATVPAAAQRDCLAGKIKELPEPCLTAVESTGADRGPGSGPVASLCMTEIAKFCPEVEHVQGQVRRCLMQHSAELGTPCTVALENTGPAWAR
- the accB gene encoding acetyl-CoA carboxylase biotin carboxyl carrier protein, with translation MPETAHKYPNEELIRNLALLLNETGLTEIEIEENNLRVRVARTLSVPTHLVPSGYAPPATAGVGAPAGGPAAPSSNLENHPGVVTSPMVGTAYRSPEPGAPTFVEVGSQVREGDTLLIVEAMKTMNQIAAPRSGTVKRILVENGQPVEYGEPLMIIE
- a CDS encoding pyridoxal phosphate-dependent aminotransferase yields the protein MVEDNETSEGVPAGEGLLPSLRSAIGAFVVMDVMRDANRLEAAGGDIIHMEVGQPGTPAPRLVREAVKRAIDESPLGYTDALGLPALRERIARHYADAYGVEVSPSRIVVTTGSSGGFVLAFLALLNPGDGLALPRPGYPCYRQIARVLDLTPVPVAAGAATGYAPTPDALAAAFREQGARAVVLASPSNPTGAALSPAHLARLVETAREAGAWFISDEIYHGLTYGAPAATALAFSDDAIVINSFSKYYSMTGWRVGWMVVPERLVRVFERVAQNLFISTPAASQIGAIAAFDAIEELEAYKTVYARNRALLLEELPRAGFDRLAPADGAFYLYADASGITEDSAAFVRRMLDETGVAATPGVDFDEEDGHRFIRFSYAGPFERMREAAARLKVWRG
- the aroQ gene encoding type II 3-dehydroquinate dehydratase: MKPIFILNGPNLNLLGEREPEIYGGDTLSTIEEALRNRAVSLGLTIDFRQTNHEGVLVDQIQEARHAASGLILNAGAYTHTSVAIHDALRSLSFPIIEVHLSNIYKREAFRHRSYVSPAATGVICGLGAQGYGLALDAVAEFLKSSAPINRSPHA
- a CDS encoding DsbA family protein: MKTIVKRAVALAIPAAMALSLSAVAPIAASAQSDTFTEGQTRSIEKIVKDYLVSHPEILLEVQDAFEKKAEAKRGEATRSRMPEFYKSLSSLKSELAPLTIGQGDVTLVEFFDYNCGYCRHALPDVVKLLDADKKIKVVFLEYPILSQGSADASKVAIAAAKQGKYFEFHKAMFAAGRANKESALKVAEQIGLDLEKVKADSSSAETEALVAKIGEIGKRMFVDGTPTFIVGDKVNPGAADFDTLKQIVEETRKDGCKACAEAASAPGAKEEKKS